Proteins encoded by one window of Salicibibacter halophilus:
- the atpD gene encoding F0F1 ATP synthase subunit beta has product MSEGYITQVLGPVIDVRFDNGELPELNNALVVNQDDGEKAFSVTLEVALHLGDDSVRTVVMGSSEGLKRGAPVRNTGAAISVPVGNATLSRVFNVLGEHIDLDEPIGDEVERKPIHREPPEFTELTTGTEVLETGIKVVDLLAPYVRGGKIGLFGGAGVGKTVLIQELINNIAQEHGGISVFAGVGERTREGNDLYYEMKDSGVIEKTAMVFGQMNEPPGARMRVALTGLTMAEHFRDEEGQDVLLFIDNIFRFTQAGQEVSALLGRMPSAVGYQPTLATEMGQLQERITTTKKGSVTSIQAIYVPADDYTDPAPATTFAHLDATTNLERSLSDMGIYPAVDPLDSTSRALAPEIVGEEHYQVAQEVQQTLQKYRELQDIIAILGMDELSEDDKLTVSRARRIQFFLSQNFHVAEQFTGQKGSYVPVKETIRGFREILDGKHDDVPEDAFRLVGPIEDVTKKAEEMV; this is encoded by the coding sequence ATGAGTGAAGGATACATCACCCAAGTGTTGGGTCCGGTCATTGACGTTCGCTTTGACAACGGCGAGTTGCCTGAACTAAATAATGCACTAGTCGTTAATCAAGATGATGGAGAAAAAGCGTTTTCTGTGACGCTCGAAGTGGCACTCCACTTAGGGGATGACAGTGTGCGAACCGTCGTCATGGGCTCGAGTGAAGGGTTGAAGCGCGGAGCACCTGTCCGAAATACCGGGGCGGCGATCTCTGTGCCGGTAGGAAACGCCACCCTAAGTCGGGTCTTTAATGTTTTAGGCGAACATATCGACCTGGATGAACCGATTGGCGACGAAGTAGAGCGAAAGCCGATCCACCGTGAACCACCGGAGTTTACAGAACTTACGACAGGTACAGAAGTGCTTGAGACAGGCATCAAAGTCGTCGATTTGCTCGCACCTTACGTTAGAGGTGGAAAAATCGGTCTCTTTGGCGGTGCCGGGGTTGGAAAAACCGTTTTAATCCAGGAACTAATCAACAACATTGCCCAAGAGCACGGCGGGATTTCCGTTTTTGCCGGCGTTGGCGAACGTACCCGTGAAGGAAACGACCTTTACTATGAAATGAAAGACTCAGGAGTCATTGAAAAAACAGCAATGGTTTTCGGACAAATGAATGAGCCGCCGGGAGCCCGTATGCGTGTGGCGTTGACCGGACTAACGATGGCTGAGCATTTCCGTGACGAAGAAGGCCAGGACGTTTTACTTTTTATCGACAATATTTTCCGTTTTACGCAAGCAGGGCAAGAGGTCTCCGCCCTTCTCGGACGCATGCCGTCTGCCGTTGGTTATCAGCCGACATTGGCAACGGAAATGGGGCAACTTCAAGAACGGATTACGACAACGAAAAAAGGTTCCGTTACATCGATCCAGGCGATTTACGTCCCTGCCGATGACTATACGGACCCGGCACCGGCAACAACATTTGCGCATTTGGATGCAACGACAAACCTCGAACGTAGCCTCTCGGATATGGGGATCTATCCTGCGGTGGACCCGTTGGATTCGACATCCAGAGCACTCGCTCCGGAAATTGTCGGTGAAGAGCATTACCAAGTAGCGCAAGAAGTGCAGCAAACGCTGCAAAAATACCGTGAACTTCAGGATATCATCGCGATTCTCGGGATGGATGAGTTGTCGGAGGACGATAAATTAACCGTTTCTCGTGCACGCCGCATTCAGTTCTTCCTTTCCCAGAATTTCCACGTAGCCGAGCAGTTCACCGGACAAAAAGGTTCCTACGTGCCGGTCAAAGAAACGATCCGCGGATTCAGGGAGATTCTTGATGGAAAGCACGACGATGTTCCGGAAGACGCTTTCCGTCTAGTCGGTCCGATTGAAGATGTGACGAAAAAAGCGGAAGAAATGGTCTAA
- a CDS encoding F0F1 ATP synthase subunit epsilon, with product MKTSVNVVTPNGNVYENEADIVSAKTETGEIGVLPRHIPLVAPLLTSAVRVKNEGTEDSISVSGGFLEVRSDQVTILAETAELPKDIDVERAQKAKERAENRLNQDQEDIDKKRAQQALLRAESRLKVAERK from the coding sequence TTGAAAACAAGTGTGAACGTCGTTACCCCAAACGGGAACGTGTATGAAAATGAAGCCGATATCGTCTCGGCGAAAACGGAAACAGGCGAAATTGGCGTTTTGCCGCGACACATTCCTTTAGTGGCGCCGCTCTTGACCAGTGCCGTCCGAGTTAAAAATGAAGGCACGGAAGACAGCATTTCAGTAAGCGGCGGATTTTTGGAAGTTCGGTCCGATCAAGTCACCATTCTTGCCGAGACAGCGGAACTCCCGAAAGACATTGATGTTGAACGTGCGCAAAAAGCAAAAGAACGGGCTGAAAATCGTCTTAATCAAGATCAGGAAGATATCGATAAGAAAAGAGCACAACAAGCTTTGTTGCGCGCGGAAAGCCGCCTAAAAGTAGCGGAGCGTAAATGA
- a CDS encoding DUF1146 family protein, with product MPGEIEFGQQAVLHIFFNLFVLVIVWWSLQAFKFDVLVRHPQGAKGTMLFFLVAIAITHLVSSFFLEYLNQALNLRYFF from the coding sequence ATGCCTGGTGAAATTGAATTCGGACAACAAGCTGTGCTACATATCTTCTTTAACCTGTTCGTGTTGGTTATCGTTTGGTGGAGCTTACAGGCGTTTAAATTTGATGTCCTTGTCCGTCATCCGCAAGGGGCAAAAGGAACCATGCTTTTTTTCCTGGTAGCCATTGCAATTACACATTTGGTTAGCAGTTTTTTCCTGGAGTACTTAAACCAAGCATTAAATCTTCGTTATTTTTTCTAA